The Podarcis raffonei isolate rPodRaf1 chromosome 2, rPodRaf1.pri, whole genome shotgun sequence genome window below encodes:
- the RACGAP1 gene encoding rac GTPase-activating protein 1 has product METPMLNLRNIFDQLIRQAEILSEGNELQFIQLAKNFEEHRRKWQKMDLELARYKDLLMKTETERSALDVKLKHARNQVDVEIKRRQRAEAECEKLERQIQLIKELLMCDSSGSIQLSEEQKSALAFLNKPHTSMGGNKRLSTIDESGSILSDISFDKTDESLEWDSTVVKTVKLKKREKRRSSRQFIEGPPGCLKKTRSIGSTVDQGNESIVAKTTLTVPNDGGPIEAISTIETVPCYIADRRKAAILQPWSSDSSLGSRKQENKSETDGSSTPGNTGMRLHEFVSKTVIKPESCVPCGKRIKFGKVALKCRDCRVVTHPECRDRCPLPCIPTLAGTPVRIGEGVLMDFVSLTPPMIPSIIVHCVNEIEQRGLHETGLYRISGCDRTVKDLKEKFLRGKTVPLLSKVEDIHAVCGLLKDFLRNLKEPLLTFRLNRAFMEAAEIVDEDNSVAAMYQTVGELPQANRDTLAFLMIHLQRVAQSPDTKMDVSNLSKVFGPTIVGHAVPDPEPMTLLQDTKRQPKVVERLICLPVEYWSQFMMVEQENIEPSHIIENTNAYSTPCTPDVKVSMLGPLTTPEQQMVKTPSSSSLSQRVRSTFSKNTPKFASKSKSATSIGRQGNFFASPMLK; this is encoded by the exons ATGGAGACCCCAATGCTGAATTTACGGAATATCTTTGACCAACTGATACGCCAAGCAGAAATCCTAAGTGAAGGCAATGAATTAC AGTTTATCCAGCTAGCCAAGAACTTTGAAGAGCACAGAAGAAAGTGGCAGAAAATGGATCTTGAGTTGGCCAGGTACAAAGATCTGCtgatgaaaacagaaactgaacgTAGTGCCCTGGATGTGAAGCTGAAACACGCCCGAAATCAAGTGGATGTGGAGATTAAGCGAAGACAGCGAGCTGAAGCCGAATGTGAAAAACTG GAGCGACAGATCCAGCTGATCAAAGAGCTGCTTATGTGTGATTCATCGGGGAGTATTCAGCTGAGTGAAGAACAGAAATCAGCACTGGCCTTCCTAAACAAGCCTCATACTTCTATGGGAGGGAATAAAAG ATTATCTACAATAGATGAATCTGGTTCAATTTTATCAGACATCAGTTTTGACAAGACCGATGAATCGCTG GAATGGGATTCCACAGTGGTAAAGACTGTCAAactgaagaaaagagagaaaagg CGCTCATCTAGACAGTTTATAGAAGGCCCACCAGGTTGTTTAAAGAAAACTCGTTCCATTGGTTCTACCGTGGACCAG GGAAATGAATCAATAGTTGCAAAAACGACTCTCACAGTGCCTAATGATGGAGGCCCAATTGAAGCAATCTCCACTATTGAAACTGTACCTTGCTATATTGCAGACCGTAGAAAGGCAG CCATTCTACAACCTTGGAGCAGTGATTCAAGCCTGGGAAGCAGGAAGCAAGAAAACAAATCTGAAACAGATGGATCTAGCACTCCTGGGAACACTGGGATGAGGCTACATGAATTTGTATCAAAAACG GTTATTAAACCCGAGTCGTGTGTTCCATGTGGCAAGCGGATAAAGTTTGGGAAAGTGGCCTTGAAGTGCCGAGACTGTCGGGTAGTGACACACCCAGAATGTCGAGATCGCTGCCCCTTGCCCTGCATCCCTACCTTGGCAGGAACCCCTGTCAGAATTGGAGAG ggagtgCTAATGGATTTTGTATCTCTGACGCCTCCCATGATCCCCTCTATCATAGTTCACTGTGTGAATGAGATTGAGCAGCGAGGGCTGCATGAG ACAGGCCTCTACCGAATTTCTGGTTGTGATCGTACAGTGAAAGATTTGAAGGAAAAGTTCCTTCGAGGGAAGACTGTGCCCCTGCTTAGCAAGGTGGAAGATATCCATGCTGTGTGTGGTCTCCTTAAAGACTTCCTCCGcaacctgaaggagcctctccttACCTTCCGTCTCAACAGGGCTTTTATGGAGGCAGCTG aaatAGTTGATGAAGACAATAGTGTGGCAGCCATGTATCAGACAGTTGGGGAGCTCCCGCAGGCTAACCGAGACACTCTGGCTTTCCTTATGATACACCTCCAGAG AGTGGCCCAAAGTCCAGATACAAAAATGGATGTCTCCAACTTGTCAAAGGTCTTTGGACCTACAATTGTTGGTCATGCTGTGCCAGATCCTGAACCCATGACACTACTCCAGGATACAAAAAGGCAACCCAAG GTGGTGGAGCGGCTGATCTGCTTGCCTGTGGAATATTGGAGTCAGTTCATGATGGTGGAACAGGAAAACATTGAACCATCACATATCATTGAAAACACAAATGCCTACTCCACACCCTGCACACCAGATGTTAAAG TGAGCATGTTGGGACCACTCACCACTCCAGAGCAACAAATGGTTAAGACCCCTTCAAGCAGTTCGCTCTCCCAGAGGGTCAGGTCTACATTCAGCAAAAACACACCCAA ATTTGCCAGCAAAAGCAAATCTGCAACCAGCATTGGACGCCAGGGTAATTTCTTTGCCTCTCCAATGCTGAAATGA
- the LOC128407096 gene encoding uncharacterized protein LOC128407096 produces the protein MGAALDCRLDTTRSRPPAIGGVQLGYFGGFYPRRVPGHPLAMALVPLAWLASVDLALQWGLWAAAAALRTEKFFDLAGSGTFILLAHLSLRWGNAQHLRQQVQTGLVTIWGLRLGLFLFLRILKEGHDRRFNGVREHSGTFFLYWTMQGIWVFVTLLPTLLLNLEKHQKPLGFWDYFGWSIWAVGFVTEAIADQQKWHFRSNPDNVGKFIQSGLWAYSRHPNYLGEILLWTGLFVSATPVLRGWQYFSVTSPLLVWFLLNFISGIPILEKAAMKRWGKEAAFQAYLQKTPVLWPISLK, from the exons ATGGGGGCGGCGCTCGACTGCCGATTGGATACGACGCGGAGCCGCCCTCCGGCGATTGGCGGCGTCCAGTTAGGATACTTCGGAGGGTTCTATCCGCGCCGCGTTCCAGGACATCCGCTCGCCATGGCGCTGGTCCCTCTCGCCTGGCTGGCGTCCGTGGACTTGGCGCTCCAGTGGGGCCTGTGGGCGGCCGCCGCCGCGCTGCGCACCGAGAAGTTCTTCGACCTGGCGG GAAGCGGGACATTCATCTTGCTGGCACACCTGAGCCTCAGATGGGGCAACGCACAGCATCTTCGGCAGCAGGTCCAGACAGGGCTGGTGACTATTTGGGGCCTCAG GTTGGGGCTTTTCCTCTTCCTACGGATCCTGAAGGAGGGACATGACAGGCGATTCAACGGCGTCAGAGAACACTCAGGCACTTTCTTCCTATACTGGACAATGCAAG GTATATGGGTGTTTGTAACATTGCTTCCCACTCTGTTGCTGAACCTGGAGAAACACCAGAAGCCCCTTGGATTCTGGGACTATTTTGGATGGAGCATTTGGGCCGTGGGGTTCGTTACAGAGGCTATAGCTGACCAACAGAAGTGGCATTTCAGAAGCAACCCTGACAACGTT GGGAAGTTTATCCAGAGTGGCCTATGGGCTTACAGCCGTCACCCCAACTACCTGGGCGAGATCTTGCTGTGGACAGGACTTTTTGTGTCAGCCACCCCAGTACTACGTGGCTGGCAATACTTCAGCGTCACCTCACCGCTGCTGGTGTGGTTCTTGCTCAATTTTATCAGTGGGATTCCAATCCTCGAAAAAGCAGCCATGAAGAGATGGGGAAAAGAGGCGGCGTTTCAGGCTTACTTGCAGAAGACTCCCGTGCTGTGGCCTATCAGCTTGAAGTGA